CGCTGGCGGGTAAGTCTGTTGCGCCTGGAAGGTGCCATTACCATTGCCCAGCAGAATACTCACGTTATTATCGGCATTGTTCGCTACTGCCAGATCAAGGTTTCCATCTGCATTGAAGTCGCCAATCGTGAGAAACCATGGCGCGTTTCCGGTCGCGTAGGTCACCTGGTTCTGAAACGTGCCGTCCCCATTGCCAAGAAGAATGCTTACGGTATTGTCGTTCGTATTGGTGACTGCCAGATCCAGCTTGCCGTCTTTGTTGAAGTCCCCTACTACGACTGCGCGGGCGGAATTTCCGACGGTGTACGTCACCTGTGGCTTGAAGGTGCCATCCCCGTTCCCAATGTAAACACTTATGGTATTGGTGCCGCTATTGGTTACGATCAGATCCAGCTTGCCGTCACCATTGAGGTCACGGGCAACGATATCCCTGGGGTTGAGTCCTGCAGGATAGTCGACAGCAGCCTGGAAAGTCCCATTCCCGTTGCCCAGCAGAATGCTCATCTGACCGCTGGTGTTCTCGGCGATTGCTAAATCGAGTTTGCCGTCGCCATTGAAATCTCCTACAGCAACATATTGCGGACCGGAACCCGCGGTTAAAGGGAAGTTGGTAGCGGCTCCGAAGGTACCATTGCCGTTGCCCAGCAGGATGCTCACATCGTCACTGTTAACGTTGGGGAAGGCGAGGTCTATTTTCCCGTCACCGTTGAAATCTCCGGCGCCAACCGCGTACGGCGTGTTGTCGCCGTTCAAAGTCGTTGGTCCAGAAAAGGTCGGCACCTGGGCTGCCGCCGTGGAAACACCCCACAGGATAAAGATCAAGATCATGAGTGAGGCATGGCGCAGCCTCATCAAGTGCGTTGTCATAAGAAGGTCTTCCTCTCGAATCGCTTTCGAATAAATCAGCATTCTTCCGTCTTCCCGGGGGTCCAGGAATTGCTGGGGTTTTTGTCAAACCTGAAATAAGAACTCGAGGGGGTACTGCGGTGACTCGCTAGGGGAGCTAGCACAAATTTATTGGATAACGCTGCTACTTCGCTGATTGCGAAGGTTGCGGCGAGCAGCAGAACCAGTTGGACCGAATATAGAATCAATTGACATCCCTCCGAGGGAGCAAACAACATATTGAGGGGGGTGCTTCAGAACCTTTTTCAGAACCAGACAGCTAAAAAACAGCTAATTTTGAGGAAAATCCCTTAGTTCGGGGGTCGGGAGTTCAGTTTTGGGAACTTTCCTTAAATGGGAGGTAATGCACGAATGTAGCCTAAACCCAGTTCTCAGTCAACAAAAATCTACAAAATGTTCATAACAAAAGACATACATACTAAGAAATGGCGCTAGAGGCGTGGCGTACCTCTCGGTTGCGCTAGTTATAAATGACAAAAAATGGCGATAAAAGTGACGGAAGGAGTGAATTAGGCACTGTACTTTTGTTTAATCGTGAATTGTACTTTAGTAACCATCTTACTTAGGGGGTGCGATGTTCGCCCACGACGAGAAAGCTACCCCGTACTGACATCCGGCTGCAATCGGCGGTCTGATCATCGGCTTGCTGCTTGTCTCGTTCAACCGACCGGGACTTTCGCTCATATTCTGCGATTCCAGAGTCCATGGTATCGTGATACGCGCGTCAGCAATGATGGCTTGTCACAATAACTGCTGTTATTCTGGAAACTGAATGAAATTCCCGACAATCTGCTTTGTTTCTGCTTTGATTTTGGCCGCCGGCATGTTGCTGGCCGGGTGCGGAACAGAGGGCGCCCCACAAGCTCCTTCATTAGACTTGCCCCAACCTGTGCAAGACCTGCGCGCCTCGCGCAAGGGAGACAAGATCACACTCGATTGGACACAACCGGCCCAGACGACCGATCGCGCAACGGCAGGCAAGCATATAGGAGAAACCACCGTCTGCCAGGGCATCTATGACGACGCGCCCCAATCGCTGCCGGGCTGCACGCAAGAGGTGGAGCGCGTACCGCCCAAGCCAACAGTTTCAAACGGCGGCAAGCAACAGGCAGGCACCACGGTGGAGGTATCCATCGGCCTTCCCGGTGAGCTCCAGAAGGCGCATCCTCTTAGTTTTGCCGCGTACGCTGTCATCGTGAATAACCGCAGCGGACGCAATGCAGGAATTTCAAACTCTGCGGCAGTGCCGCTCGCTCCGACTGCAGCGCCTCCCACAAACCTCAAGGCTGAGGTCCGCGCGGACGGAGTTTATCTCAGCGCCAGCCCGGCTTCGCAGGAATTGCCCGACGCCGGAGGCCGCCTGCAGTTTGTTTATCGCATAGACCGTACCGCAACCGCTGCTGCAGTGGTGAAACCCGGAGCTCAACCGGCTGGCCCGGTGAAAATAGCTGAGGTGCCCGCCACTGGTCCGCTCAAAGCCGTGGATCACGGTATTGAATGGGAAAAGAATTATGTTTACAGCATCACGCCGGTGACGCGCATTCTAGCCTCCCTCGGCGGGGCGCCTGTGGCCGAGGTGGAAGGCGAGACCTCGGCAGGATTGCAGATATTAACCCATGATATTTTCCCGCCCGCTCCGCCTGTGGGATTGCAGGCGGTTTACAGCGGTAATCCGCAACAGAATTTCATCGATCTTACCTGGGCGCCGAACACAGAAGGCGATCTGGCAGGCTATAACGTCTACCGGCGGGAACAAGGACGCCAGTACCTGCGCGTGAATTCAGATCTGGTCAAGACGCCGGTCTTCCGTGATTCCGACGTAGCTCCCGGGAAAGAATATTTTTATATGGTAACGGCAGTGGATGCTCGCGGAAACGAGAGTGGCCGGTCGGAAGAGACGCACGAAGCGGTGCCCCGGCCGTAGCCTGTTTTGTGCTGCGTCGGTTAGGAAGTTTTCAGGCGAGCAGCTTCTGGTGCTGTTCCAGGATGTAATTGTCGGTCATACCCGCGATGTAATCGCAGATGATGCGCGGCAGGGATTCCTGGCGGACTTTTTCCTGATAGTTTTCCGGCAGAGCTTCGGGATGGGCCATCCAGAATGCGAACAGTTCAGTAATGATGCGCTCGGCCATCTCTTTTTCAGGCATGAGATCGGGGCTGAAATAAAGCCGCGAGTATAAAAATTCCTTTGCCTGGCGGCGCTGCTTCTCGATTTTTTCGCTGAAGCTGGCCAAGCGATGCGGGAAAGAGCGCACATCTTCCAGCGATTTCACCGCAGCCTGCTCGGCGGCCTCCGCGGTGTGCTGAATCAGGTCTGTGACCATGCGGTCGAGCATGCGTTTGAGGGCTTCGTTCAACAGCAGTTTCGCGGGCACATCCGGGAAGCGCGCACTGGCCTCTCGATAACAATCTTCAAATATACAAACTTCGGCGCGAATTTCATCCAGAGTTAATATGTGGGCTTCGCAGCCATCGTCGAGGTCGGCGGCGTTGTAGGCGATTTCATCGGTCAAATCCACCAACTGCGCCTCCAGCGGAGGGAGCTCGCCCAGCCGATATTCCAGCAATTCCGGAAATGCCTGCGGATCATAGTCGCGGGAATGTTTGATGATTCCCTCTCGCACCTCGAAGGTCAGGTTGAGCCCGCGAAACCCGGCGCGTAGTTCGAAATCTTCCACGATGCGGAGGGCATGCAGATTGTGATCGAACGATAAGCCTTGCGCGCGCATGGCGGCATCCAATGCTTTCTCTCCGGCGTGCCCGAAAGGAGGGTGGCCGATGTCGTGCGCCAGGGCTAGGGCTTCGACCAAATCAACGTTCAATCCCAATGCGCCGGCGATGGTCCGGGAAATTTGAGCAACTTCAATGGTGTGGGTCAGACGGTTGCGAAAGTGATCGGAAAAACGGCGGGTAAAAACCTGGGTCTTATTTTCCAGACGGCGGAAGGCGCGTGAGTAAACGATTCGGTCACGGTCACGCTGATAGTCGTTGCGATAAGGATGGGAGGGCTCAGGATGTTTGCGTCCGCGCGAGTTTTCTACGCGCATTGCCAGGTGCTGGAGAGACTGGATTGATGCACGGCCGGCCATGGATTTGATTTGCGATTTACGAATTACGATTTTCGAATTGCAACGTTCCCTGATAACCGGGAAGACGCTGATCTACGAAAGATTCTTTCCCTCTGAAAATCGTAAATCGTAATTCATAAATCGTAAATCTACTGTTGCTTACTCGCTGCCTGCTGGGCCAGCTTGATGCGGGCTGATTCCAGTCTTTTCTGCACACGGGCTACATCGGTGGAATCAACATCGTAAGGCACGCTCTTGTTCCACTCTTCCAGTGCGCGCTCCCAGTGGTTGGCCGCCAGCTTCACGCGTCCGGTCTTGAAATACAGTTCAGCAAGATGGTCCTGAATGGTGCCATCGGCGACCTTTTGTGATGCCTTGACCAGATTTTCTTCCGCCAGCTCATAGTTGCCGAGCTTGAAATAGGCCCATCCCAGGGAATCGAGGTAGATGCCGCTTTCGGGTTCCTGCTCGAGGGCTTTCTTGACGTATCCGAGAGCTTCTTCCAGCCGCAGCCCGCGGTCCGCAAGCATATAGCCGAGATTATTCAAGATCACCGCATTATGTGGGTCGGTGTTCAGAACGTGCTTGAATCGCTCTTCGGCTTCGTCGTATTTCTTCTCACGCTCGAAGACGGAGGCTGCCATGAAAGCGACTGTGTCCTTATCTTCCGGTTTGCTGGAAAGCTTGTCGGCCTTGGCTACGTCATCCTCAGCCTCTTTAAACTCGCGAATGCGCATGTGCATTTGCGCCAGGGCCAGATATACTTCACGATCATCGGTCGTATTCCGCAGCAGGGTTTTGATCTGGGTGACAGCCTCATCGCCTTTGCCGGCATCCGCCAGTTCGCGGCTGAGAAGCAGCTTGATCTCGCGGTTCTGGGGATATTTCTGGGCAGCTTCTTGAGCCGTGCTGAGGGCCTGCTGCCATTGCTTATCTTTGCGGTAGGTCTCAACGATCTGCTCGTAGCCACGCTCGGAGCTGTCGTCGCCAAGCTGAAGCATCTGGTGAAACGCATCCAGCGCCAACTGGGTCTTGCCCTGTTCGTTGTACACCCCGCCCAACTGTTCCAGAAACAATGTGCGATTGTTGCTCTCACCGGCGGTGTAGTTGTTGTCTGGCCGAGCGGTTTTCTTCAAAAGCTGCTGCAGGATTTGTACGGCGTCGTCGTAACGCCCTTGCGCCTCATAGACGAGCGCAATGTTGTAGGGCACTTCGAGAGAATCCTGGACGAGAGACTCGGCTTTCTTCAAGTGTTCCAGGGCCTGGTCGAACTTGCCACTGCGGCGGAGGATCTCGGCGATGCGCAACTGGGCTTGTGCATCCTGCGGGTCGGCATCGGCGATGATCTTGTATTGCTGCAGCGCAGCATCGGTCTGGCCATCGTTCAACAGGTTCTGCGCGAGCTCGCGGACGGAATCCAGGTTTTCACGGTCTAGCTCTACGGAACGGCGATAAGCCGCAATGGCTTTCTTGTAATCTTTCGCCTGGCTGTAGGTATATCCGAGGGCGGCGTAAAGCCGCGACGACCGGGCAGCATCGGGCACATCTTCCAGAAGTCGGATACCTTTATCGGGCGCTCCCTCTTCGGTATAGAGATAGGCCAGGCTGCTCAGCGCTTCTTCGGACTCCGGCTGCAACGTCACGGCAGTCTTGAATTCGTTTTCGGCCTTCGGCAGATCGTTATTCAGCCTGTACAGCCTGCCCAGGACCATGTGGTCGTCGGCGATGCCGGGATCAATGGCGATGATCTGCTCAAACTGCTCAATGGCCAATTTCAGGATTTCCTGCGACTGCGCGCCGGATTGCAGATCGGGGATGGAACGCAGATAGATCCTGCCCAACAAGCGGTGGGCTTCCAGGTTCTTGGGATCACGCTTCAGGATGTTTTGCGCTTCCAGGACTGCGTCGCGGATGCGTCCGGTCTTGGCATAAAGTTCGGCAAGGCCGGCGGAAAGATAAGAGGACTCCGGATCGTTTGCAATCGCCAGTTTGTATTCATCAACCGCTCTTTCGGCATACTCGGAACGCGCGAAGTTGGAGACTAACTCTTCATAAATATGCGCCAGCGAGTAGTGATAATAGGCCGCAGCTCGGTCCGGGGCCTTCTTCTCTTCCGGTTTGGAAGCAGGCGGCTTTGAGTTGGCATCGGCGGCTTTTCCGTCAGAAGTGGAGGCGGGCTTTGCTCCGCTCGAGGCAGCAGGCGTGGTCGAGAGAGTTTTTTGGGCAAAAGTAAGGCTCGAAGCTGATAACAGCAAGACAAGAATAAACAAACGGGTTCTCATGAATACCACTCGGCTTTCCGGCGAATGCGGGTCAATTCCTCTGCCCATTGGATGCCTAACACCCCACACGGGGCATGAATTTATTTTTTTATTGTAGTCGAGTTCGCGGGTATTTTGAGACCCAAAATGCAAAGAAAAGTTAAAACGAATTTTTCATAGCTGTTATGCCAGAAGTTTTGCCGCCTCTTTGGCAAAATATGTCAAGATTACGTCTGCTCCTGCCCGCTTGATGGAGACCAGCGATTCCATCATGACCTTTTCCCGGTCAATCCAGTTGTTCTGAGCGGCGGCCTGAATCATGGCATACTCCCCGGAGACCTGATAGGCAGCCAGCGGGACGTCAAAACGATGGCGGGCGGCGGAAATCACATCCAGATAAGGCATGGCCGGCTTCACCATAATAATGTCTGCCCCTTCCTCCAGGTCGGTCGAGATTTCCCGCAAGGCCTCGCGCAGGTTGGCGCCATCCATCTGGTAGGAGCGGCGGTCGCCAAACTGGGGCGCCGAATCGGCTGCCTCGCGGAATGGCCCGTAAAAAGCCGAGGCGAATTTCGCAGCATAAGAAAGGATAGGCGTGTTTTGGTATCCCGCTTCGTCAAGTGCTTTGCGGATCGCGGCGACGCGGCCATCCATCATGTCGGAGGGGGCGATAATATCCATGCCCGCACGTGTCTGCGATACCGCGGTATGCGCCAGGATTTCAAGGGTAGGATCATTGGCAATCTGATACTCCACCGCAAGGGCCGGGCGTGAGGCAGCGGCTCCAGAAGATGGAACCGAGGTCTCGCGAGTCTCTGCCTGGACAACACCGCAATGACCGTGCGACATGTACTCGCACAGGCAAACATCGCCGATAAGGAGAAGACCGGGGACTTCGAGCTTGAGCGCGCGGGTGGCCCGCTGCACGATGCCATCGTCGCTCCAGGCGCCACTGGCGGCCGTGTCTTTCTGCTCGGGCAATCCAAACAAAATTACCGCCGGAATACCCAGGCCGTAGGCCGTGCTCGCCTCTTTGACAGCTTCATCCACGGAAAGATTGAAAACACCGGGCATGGAAGTCACCGGTTTTCGTACACCCTCGCCCGGACATACAAATAATGGATAGACCAAAGACTGCGGGGAGAGACGGGTCTCGCGGACAAGAGACCGAATCTGCTCGTTGCGACGCAGACGCCGTAGCCGGGTAATGGGAAAGGCCATAAAACTTGAATTTTAACAGGAGCAGTTGCCAGCAGCCAGTTGACGGAAAAAGCCAAGTCAAAATCTAACCACAAAGGACACAAAGTGGTGTTTGCCACGGATCAACACGGATGAACACGGATTAATTATGAAGATCAGAAGCAGGCGGAGGTCATTTTCCAGCGGGAGCCTCAGGCGGAGGAGTGTTCTGCTGAGGGGTGGCTTCGGCAGGCAGTTTGATCAGGAATGTTGCGCCGCCGTTGGCGTTGTTTTCGCATTCGATCTTGCCCCCGTGATCCTGCACGATGCCATAACAGGCGCTGAGACCTAATCCACTCCCTTTTCCGATGGGTTTGGTAGTGTAGAAAGGATCGAAGATCTTCTGCGGCTCCTTGATCCCCACACCAGTATCGGAGAACTGGATCAGCACCCAGGCATTTTCACTGTTGGTAGTTATGGTCAGCAGACCTCCACCGACTTCCTGCAAGGCATCGGCGGCATTGTTGATCATGTGCAGGAACACCTGCAATAGCTGGTTTGAATCTCCGCGTATACGCGGCAGTTCAGGCTCGAGTTTGACTTTGAGCTTGATTCTCTTGCCGCTGAGATCGGGCTCGCGCAATTGCAGGGCATTATTCAGAAGCGCATTGACGTGCACCGAGGTCTTCTCAGCCGGGCTTTGCTGGGCAAAGTTCAGCAGGTTTTCCACCAACCGTTTGGTGCGGCGGGCTTGCTGGCCAATCTTTTGCACCTGCGAACGCGGCTCTTCGCTCAGTGATGCATCGGCTTCGAGCAGATCGGAGTAGCCCAGAATTGCGGTCAGCGGATTGTTGATCTCGTGGGCCGCTCCTGCCACCAACTGGCCCAGGGCCGCCATCTTTTCGGAGCTGACCATACGATCTTGCAACCGCTTTTCGTGAGTAATGGTTTGCTGCGATTCGCGCAAAAGCCGGGTCAGCTCGGCGTTCAACAACATCTGCCGGAACATGACCACCAAGGTCAAGACAACGATGGCGCCAAAGGCGACCTGCAATCGAAAAATAGTGACGGGATAGGGCGCGCGGCTGAAGAAGATGATCCACAGCGCCATACAAGGCATGGAAATCAGCGCCAGCAAAGCAAAGCGTGCCGGCCAAACGCTGTGCACCCCCATGACCGATTCTTCCAGGCTGCGGTAAGGAGAAGCGGCTCCTTCCAATCCAATGCCGGCAAAGACCAGCATGGCGGCGACGATCAACACATCCGGGACGCTGCCGGCTTGGTATGGGCGATGTATGGCATGCCAATCCATGAACAAAGAGCCGAATGTATACAGGGTCGCCGATAGAAAAATGCCACCGTAGATTTTCTTGCACTCTCTTGCTGAACGGAGGAAAAGTATCCCGGCACCCGTGGCGAGAGCAGCATTTTCCACGAAATAGAGCACGTTGAAGTAAAAGCCGGAGAGCTGAGGGACGGAAATCATCCCCAACTGCCAGGGCGTAATCATGAAGAGGTAGAGGTAAATCCACCAGAGGAGAAGCATGACGGCATCGAGAAAATCCATGCGCAGTTTGTGTTCACTCTGGCGATACTGGGGCCGCAGGGCCAGGGCCGCCATAAGAGGGATGACGTGGAGGAAAAGAAATATGTGGCTGAGAGAATACTCCGAGGAAGAATTTCTTAATAGAACCTCATACCATATCCGCCACGCATGTGGAACAGACCAGAGCATCGCGCCCAAAGTCATGAGTCCCCAAAATGCCCGTTCCCGGCCGCGCGCGGCAAATAGATGCCCTCCCAAGGTAAAGATCGCGATCAGCGAGAGAAGAAATCGCGTGATGTCTGCCAAGGCAGTGAGCGCGGGCCCAGGCTTCACCAAAAGGGCAATCAGGATATAAACAGCCAGAAACAAAGCTGCTGCGGTGTACCACCATGCCCTTTTGCGGTCTATGTTCATGTGAAATTGAGGGATTGAGAATTGTACAGAAATATTCCAAAAATCAGATAATTACTTAAGTAATTTCATTTTGGAATATGAACCAAAATGGCACGGATTGGAGGATTTCACCACGGAGGCACAGAGACACAGAGAAAAACAAACAGTCAAAATCTAACCGACTATGGTGCACGATAGTTGGCTTCCACTACCCTAATTTTTCAGAGCAGGGTATGAGGCACGGTAGCTCTGTCTTAATTTCTAAACGTTGCGGTGTACCATTGAGACGAGTAAAAGAATTGACGCAAGGAACCTGTGGCTGAAAATCCTAATCCAATGACCTTTTCCAGCGGACGTGTGCTTGAGTTCGAGGCGCTGCGCGAGCTGTTGAATGCCTATTCTGTTTCGGACCTGGGCAAGGCCAAGGTTGCCGCGCTCCAGCCGGTCTGCGATCGCGCCTGGATAGCCGGCCAACATCAGCTCGTAATCGAGGTATTGCAATTCCTGCGTGGCGGCGGACGATTTGATTTTTCCGGATTGCTCAGCCCGACGAGTCTGCTGGAAAAAGCCCACATTGCCGGCGTGGCCCTGGAAACGACGGAAATCCGCAACCTGATTGTTCTGATTGACCGGGCGGCGCAGTGGCGCGAGGTCATACTGCGCCCGCCCACTGCGATGAAGCTGGAATGGGCGGCCGTCGCCCAGCTGTCCTCAGGCATTGCGGATTTTACCGGCCTGCTTCGCAACTTCCGCAACAAAATCCTGCCCGATGGCACGCTCGATGACCGCGCTTCGCCAGAGCTCGGACGCATTCGCCGGGAGATTGAGAAACAAAGACGCTCGATTCAGGAATCCCTGCGCGGCTACCTGCGGAGGCTCTCGGAGGGCGGCGCGGTACAGGAGGAGCTGATAACGATTCGGGGGGAACGATTCGTGATCCCCGTGAAAGTAGAGCAGAAGCGCCGGATCAACGGCGTGATTCACGGCGCCAGCTCCAGCGGGCAAACGGTCTTTGTTGAGCCGCTCGAAACCATTGAGCAGAACAACGAGTTGGTGCGTCTGCTGGAGGAGGAACTGTCTGAGATCCACCGCATTCTGGCGGAGATGACCGAACAGATCGGGCAGCGCGCTGCTGAAATCGCAGCGGCCGCGTCAGTTCTGGCCGAACTCGAACTGCAGTTCACCAAGGCCCGCTTTGCGCAGGACTACGAATGCGTTGTGCCCACCCTGGTGGAACGCGGCGTCTTTCTGGAAGGGGCGCGGCATCCGTTGCTGGAGCGCAATCTAAAACTGAGAAACAATTCGGTTGTGCCTTTGAACCTGGAGCTCACTGACAGCGCGCGCCAGATTGTCATCACCGGGCCAAATACCGGCGGCAAGACGGTTGGGCTGAAGACGGTTGGACTGCTTGCCCTGATGTGCCAATCGGGTATGCCGGTTCCAGCCATGCGCGCACAATTGCCGATTTTCGATTCTGTCCTAGCCGATATTGGCGATTACCAATCCATCGAGCAAAATCTTTCAACCTTCTCGGCCCACGTTACCAACATTGACTTGCTCTCGCGCACAGCGACGGCGCAATCGCTGGTTCTGCTGGATGAACTGGGCTCGGCGACCGATCCGGAAGAGGGCGCTGCACTGGCTGTGGCCATTGCCCAGCATTTTCTGGAGTTGGGAAGCACGAGCATCATCTCCACGCATCACACGTCGTTGAAAGTTTATGGCGCCAATA
The DNA window shown above is from Terriglobales bacterium and carries:
- a CDS encoding deoxyguanosinetriphosphate triphosphohydrolase, whose product is MAGRASIQSLQHLAMRVENSRGRKHPEPSHPYRNDYQRDRDRIVYSRAFRRLENKTQVFTRRFSDHFRNRLTHTIEVAQISRTIAGALGLNVDLVEALALAHDIGHPPFGHAGEKALDAAMRAQGLSFDHNLHALRIVEDFELRAGFRGLNLTFEVREGIIKHSRDYDPQAFPELLEYRLGELPPLEAQLVDLTDEIAYNAADLDDGCEAHILTLDEIRAEVCIFEDCYREASARFPDVPAKLLLNEALKRMLDRMVTDLIQHTAEAAEQAAVKSLEDVRSFPHRLASFSEKIEKQRRQAKEFLYSRLYFSPDLMPEKEMAERIITELFAFWMAHPEALPENYQEKVRQESLPRIICDYIAGMTDNYILEQHQKLLA
- a CDS encoding ATP-binding protein, giving the protein MNIDRKRAWWYTAAALFLAVYILIALLVKPGPALTALADITRFLLSLIAIFTLGGHLFAARGRERAFWGLMTLGAMLWSVPHAWRIWYEVLLRNSSSEYSLSHIFLFLHVIPLMAALALRPQYRQSEHKLRMDFLDAVMLLLWWIYLYLFMITPWQLGMISVPQLSGFYFNVLYFVENAALATGAGILFLRSARECKKIYGGIFLSATLYTFGSLFMDWHAIHRPYQAGSVPDVLIVAAMLVFAGIGLEGAASPYRSLEESVMGVHSVWPARFALLALISMPCMALWIIFFSRAPYPVTIFRLQVAFGAIVVLTLVVMFRQMLLNAELTRLLRESQQTITHEKRLQDRMVSSEKMAALGQLVAGAAHEINNPLTAILGYSDLLEADASLSEEPRSQVQKIGQQARRTKRLVENLLNFAQQSPAEKTSVHVNALLNNALQLREPDLSGKRIKLKVKLEPELPRIRGDSNQLLQVFLHMINNAADALQEVGGGLLTITTNSENAWVLIQFSDTGVGIKEPQKIFDPFYTTKPIGKGSGLGLSACYGIVQDHGGKIECENNANGGATFLIKLPAEATPQQNTPPPEAPAGK
- the hemB gene encoding porphobilinogen synthase: MAFPITRLRRLRRNEQIRSLVRETRLSPQSLVYPLFVCPGEGVRKPVTSMPGVFNLSVDEAVKEASTAYGLGIPAVILFGLPEQKDTAASGAWSDDGIVQRATRALKLEVPGLLLIGDVCLCEYMSHGHCGVVQAETRETSVPSSGAAASRPALAVEYQIANDPTLEILAHTAVSQTRAGMDIIAPSDMMDGRVAAIRKALDEAGYQNTPILSYAAKFASAFYGPFREAADSAPQFGDRRSYQMDGANLREALREISTDLEEGADIIMVKPAMPYLDVISAARHRFDVPLAAYQVSGEYAMIQAAAQNNWIDREKVMMESLVSIKRAGADVILTYFAKEAAKLLA
- a CDS encoding Smr/MutS family protein, translated to MAENPNPMTFSSGRVLEFEALRELLNAYSVSDLGKAKVAALQPVCDRAWIAGQHQLVIEVLQFLRGGGRFDFSGLLSPTSLLEKAHIAGVALETTEIRNLIVLIDRAAQWREVILRPPTAMKLEWAAVAQLSSGIADFTGLLRNFRNKILPDGTLDDRASPELGRIRREIEKQRRSIQESLRGYLRRLSEGGAVQEELITIRGERFVIPVKVEQKRRINGVIHGASSSGQTVFVEPLETIEQNNELVRLLEEELSEIHRILAEMTEQIGQRAAEIAAAASVLAELELQFTKARFAQDYECVVPTLVERGVFLEGARHPLLERNLKLRNNSVVPLNLELTDSARQIVITGPNTGGKTVGLKTVGLLALMCQSGMPVPAMRAQLPIFDSVLADIGDYQSIEQNLSTFSAHVTNIDLLSRTATAQSLVLLDELGSATDPEEGAALAVAIAQHFLELGSTSIISTHHTSLKVYGANTPGVVNAAVGFDERTLQPTYHLRIGVPGASAGINIAGRLGLNPAIIAAARARLNTQTEDIAHFLDQLHSGLRDLEAERAQLRSREQEVARERDRLERDGLREQRAKIQEMEKKLESVLRDFEYRAREVVSAVQDRAAAQKLSKESERRIAKLRREFKEQFDSTVVAHRTGADAGDPNSQPGLVHQVSEGDTVKLKSLGRAGVIKRRVDDHTFEVEVGAMKMKVPREDIAEVLSRTGDNPLQAARSRRGISVQVAQDEEESAASEINVIGENVEEATRRVEKFVDRAFLAGLPRVRIVHGSGMGILRKALRQYLQKHPHVTSVIEPAQKEGGAGATVVELRV
- a CDS encoding tetratricopeptide repeat protein, whose translation is MRTRLFILVLLLSASSLTFAQKTLSTTPAASSGAKPASTSDGKAADANSKPPASKPEEKKAPDRAAAYYHYSLAHIYEELVSNFARSEYAERAVDEYKLAIANDPESSYLSAGLAELYAKTGRIRDAVLEAQNILKRDPKNLEAHRLLGRIYLRSIPDLQSGAQSQEILKLAIEQFEQIIAIDPGIADDHMVLGRLYRLNNDLPKAENEFKTAVTLQPESEEALSSLAYLYTEEGAPDKGIRLLEDVPDAARSSRLYAALGYTYSQAKDYKKAIAAYRRSVELDRENLDSVRELAQNLLNDGQTDAALQQYKIIADADPQDAQAQLRIAEILRRSGKFDQALEHLKKAESLVQDSLEVPYNIALVYEAQGRYDDAVQILQQLLKKTARPDNNYTAGESNNRTLFLEQLGGVYNEQGKTQLALDAFHQMLQLGDDSSERGYEQIVETYRKDKQWQQALSTAQEAAQKYPQNREIKLLLSRELADAGKGDEAVTQIKTLLRNTTDDREVYLALAQMHMRIREFKEAEDDVAKADKLSSKPEDKDTVAFMAASVFEREKKYDEAEERFKHVLNTDPHNAVILNNLGYMLADRGLRLEEALGYVKKALEQEPESGIYLDSLGWAYFKLGNYELAEENLVKASQKVADGTIQDHLAELYFKTGRVKLAANHWERALEEWNKSVPYDVDSTDVARVQKRLESARIKLAQQAASKQQ